A region of Capra hircus breed San Clemente chromosome 11, ASM170441v1, whole genome shotgun sequence DNA encodes the following proteins:
- the NDUFA8 gene encoding NADH dehydrogenase [ubiquinone] 1 alpha subcomplex subunit 8 codes for MPGIVELPSLEDLKVQEVKVSSSVLKAAAHHYGAQCDKPNKEFMLCRWEEKDPRRCLEEGKLVNQCALEFFRQIKRHCAEPFTEYWTCIDYSGLQLFRHCRKEQAQFDKCVLDKLGWVRPDLGELSKVTKVKTDRPLPENPYHSRARPEPNPEVEGDLKPARHGSRLFFWTM; via the exons GTGAAAGTCAGTTCGTCTGTGCTGAAAGCTGCGGCCCATCACTACGGAGCTCAGTGCGACAAGCCCAACAAGGAGTTCATGCTATGCCGGTGGGAAGAGAAGGACCCCCGGCGGTGTTTAGAGGAAGGCAAGCTTGTCAACCAGTGTGCCCTGGAGTTCTTCAG GCAGATAAAGCGGCACTGCGCGGAGCCTTTTACGGAATACTGGACCTGCATCGATTACTCTGGCCTGCAGCTATTTCGTCACTGTCGCAAAGAGCAGGCACAATTTGACAAGTGTGTGCTAGACAAACTGGGCTGGGTGCGGCCGGACCTGGGGGAGCTGTCAAAG GTCACCAAAGTGAAAACAGACCGGCCTTTACCAGAGAATCCCTATCACTCAAGAGCAAGGCCAGAGCCCAACCCTGAGGTGGAAGGCGATCTGAAGCCCGCCAGGCATGGCAGCCGCCTCTTTTTCTGGACCATGTGA